One Periplaneta americana isolate PAMFEO1 chromosome 8, P.americana_PAMFEO1_priV1, whole genome shotgun sequence genomic region harbors:
- the LOC138704804 gene encoding ubiquitin-like modifier-activating enzyme 1, with translation MENECASYQEIDEGLYSRQLYVLGHDAMRRMATSDVLISGLGGLGLEVAKNVILGGVKSVTLHDEAVCRIVDLTSQFYLTESDIGRNRAEACFQQLSELNRYVPIKPYTDRLTDDFIKQFKVVVLTSNTLEEQLRIAEVTHENEIALIVADTRGLFAQIFCDFGNNFTVIDTTGESPISAMIASISHNSEGVVTCFEDNPIGFEDGDYVSFTEVVGMTELNGCEPKTIRVLGPYMFSIGDTNGYSEYIRGGIVTQVKMPKILHFKSLKDSLKEPEFVLTDFAKTERPSQIHLAYSILHKFIKQNGKGPKPWNQEDANEFISLAKTASLNGSNDVELNTSLLDMFAKVSAGDVPPINATIGGIVAQEVMKACSGKFSPIYQWLYFDALECLPSDVSVITEESCKASGTRYDGQVAVFGSVFQQRLGSLKYFVVGAGAIGCELLKNFAMMGVGASEEGQVTITDMDLIEKSNLNRQFLFRPSDVQRPKSVCAAKAVRRMNPAINVIAHENRVGQETERIYDDAFFENLDGVANAVDNLDARFYMDQCCVYYRKPLLESGTLGTKGNTQVVVPFLTESYSSSQDPPEKSIPICTLKNFPNAIEHTLQWARDEFEGLFHQGVENAAEYVTDPMFGAHILKLPWRQALDILQSVKEILVDQRPTSFKNCVHWARCYWEKQYNNHIRQILFNFPPDLLSYEGQLFWSVPKRCPTPLEFSVSNPLHIDYIFSAANLKAEVYGIPQNRDRKAIVEMLEDVIVPDFVPISDDEVLLKDSHMQVDTSGVGSFSDDELLSILRELPPRAEIKDLRLKPLVFEKDDDDNLHMDFIVAASNLRATNYDIPLADRHKSKLVAGNIIPAIATTTSVVTGLVCLELYKLMQGFKTTQPFKNGFVNLALPFFAFSEPLPPSKMIYSKNEWTLWDRFDIEGELTLREFLDFFKTQYNLEITMLSQGVCMLYSFFMTEGKSSERMNLPISEIVATIKKRKLENHIRSLVLDLICSDQDGNDVDVPYVRYILPNK, from the coding sequence ATGGAGAATGAATGTGCTTCTTACCAAGAAATTGACGAGGGATTATATTCAAGACAGCTTTATGTATTGGGTCATGATGCTATGCGTCGGATGGCAACATCAGATGTTCTTATTTCTGGACTTGGAGGATTAGGGTTAGAAGTggccaaaaatgtaattttaggtggtGTGAAATCTGTAACATTGCATGATGAAGCCGTATGCCGGATCGTTGATTTGACATCCCAGTTCTACCTTACAGAATCAGATATAGGCAGGAACAGAGCTGAAGCATGTTTTCAACAGTTATCAGAATTAAACAGGTATGTACCTATAAAACCTTACACTGATCGACTTACAGACGACttcataaaacaatttaaagTAGTAGTTCTGACCAGTAACACCCTAGAAGAGCAGTTAAGAATTGCAGAAGTAACTCATGAAAATGAAATAGCCCTCATTGTCGCAGATACCAGGGGTTTGTTCGCCCAAATATTTTGCGATTTTGGAAATAATTTTACTGTCATCGACACCACAGGTGAAAGTCCAATTTCAGCTATGATAGCAAGTATATCTCACAACTCAGAAGGCGTAGTTACCTGTTTTGAAGACAATCCTATTGGATTTGAAGATGGAGACTACGTGTCGTTTACAGAGGTGGTTGGTATGACCGAATTAAATGGTTGTGAACCAAAAACGATTCGCGTATTGGGTCCGTATATGTTTAGCATTGGTGACACAAATGGATATTCTGAGTACATACGGGGTGGAATCGTTACACAGGTGAAGATGcctaaaattttacatttcaaatCCCTTAAGGATTCCCTTAAAGAACCAGAATTCGTTTTAACAGATTTTGCTAAGACTGAAAGACCTTCACAGATACATTTAGCATACAGCATCCTACACAAATTTATTAAGCAAAATGGAAAGGGACCGAAACCTTGGAATCAAGAAGATgctaatgaatttatttctcttgcTAAAACAGCAAGTCTAAATGGAAGTAATGATGTAGAACTTAATACCAGTTTATTAGATATGTTTGCCAAAGTTTCAGCTGGTGATGTGCCTCCAATCAACGCTACAATTGGAGGAATTGTGGCGCAAGAAGTCATGAAGGCCTGCAGTGGTAAGTTCAGTCCAATATACCAATGGCTCTACTTTGATGCACTAGAATGCCTTCCGTCTGATGTGTCTGTGATCACGGAAGAGAGTTGCAAAGCTTCGGGAACTCGCTATGATGGCCAGGTAGCTGTATTCGGGAGTGTATTCCAACAACGTCTTGGCTCACTGAAATACTTCGTGGTTGGAGCCGGTGCTATTGGTTGTGAGCTGCTGAAGAATTTTGCAATGATGGGAGTTGGAGCTTCGGAAGAAGGACAGGTAACTATTACTGACATGGATCTGATAGAGAAATCAAATTTGAATCGACAGTTCCTCTTCCGTCCTTCAGACGTTCAGAGACCGAAATCTGTATGTGCTGCAAAAGCAGTAAGACGCATGAATCCTGCAATCAATGTTATTGCGCATGAGAATCGTGTAGGCCAGGAGACGGAACGAATTTATGATGATGCTTTTTTTGAAAATCTAGACGGAGTAGCTAATGCTGTAGATAATTTAGATGCTCGCTTCTACATGGATCAGTGTTGTGTGTACTACAGGAAACCTCTACTTGAGTCTGGTACTCTGGGCACAAAAGGAAACACGCAGGTTGTAGTGCCTTTCCTCACTGAATCATATAGTTCCTCCCAGGATCCTCCTGAAAAAAGTATTCCAATCTGTACTTTGAAAAATTTTCCAAATGCTATTGAGCATACTTTGCAATGGGCTCGGGATGAATTCGAGGGTTTATTTCATCAAGGAGTGGAGAATGCAGCAGAATACGTGACAGATCCAATGTTTGGAGCTCATATATTAAAATTGCCCTGGCGACAAGCATTAGACATATTACAATCTGTTAAAGAAATTCTCGTTGATCAACGTCCGACGTCATTTAAGAATTGCGTCCATTGGGCTCGCTGTTATTGGGAGAAACAATATAATAATCACATTCGTCAAATCTTGTTCAATTTCCCTCCAGATCTGCTCTCATATGAAGGACAGTTATTTTGGTCTGTACCCAAGCGTTGTCCAACACCTCTAGAATTTTCAGTAAGCAATCCACTCCATATAGATTACATATTTTCAGCTGCTAATTTAAAAGCTGAAGTTTACGGAATACCACAGAACCGAGACCGGAAAGCAATTGTAGAAATGTTGGAAGATGTTATTGTTCCTGATTTTGTTCCTATTTCTGATGATGAAGTTTTGCTAAAGGATTCGCACATGCAAGTGGATACAAGCGGTGTTGGTAGTTTTTCTGATGATGAACTCCTTAGCATTCTAAGAGAGTTACCTCCTCGAGCAGAAATTAAGGATCTGAGACTAAAACCTTTGGTATTTGAAAAAGACGACGATGACAACTTACATATGGACTTCATTGTAGCTGCATCCAATCTTCGAGCTACTAATTATGATATTCCTCTTGCAGACCGCCACAAAAGTAAACTAGTTGCCGGAAATATCATCCCAGCCATTGCCACCACTACGTCAGTGGTTACAGGTCTTGTATGCCTTGAGCTGTATAAGCTCATGCAAGGCTTTAAAACAACTCAACCATTTAAGAATGGCTTCGTTAACCTCGCTTTGCCCTTCTTTGCTTTCTCTGAGCCTCTTCCGCCGTCTAAGATGATATATTCTAAAAATGAATGGACACTTTGGGACAGATTTGATATTGAAGGGGAGCTAACATTACGAGAGTTCTTAGACTTCTTCAAAACTCAGTATAATTTGGAAATAACCATGCTTTCACAAGGTGTATGCATGTTGTACTCATTCTTTATGACTGAGGGAAAGTCTTCAGAACGTATGAATCTGCCCATATCAGAAATAGTAGCAACGATAAAGAAGAGGAAGTTGGAAAATCATATCAGATCATTAGTGCTAGATCTAATCTGTAGCGACCAAGATGGAAATGATGTGGATGTTCCATATGTTCGTTACATCCTTCCTAACAAGTAA